A window of the Nisaea acidiphila genome harbors these coding sequences:
- a CDS encoding RraA family protein gives MSDITESDLQKLTEWDTPTICNGLEVVTPERRTIGFTTMPLVALDPSLPPICGYARTATMRAVTPPQGDAKAHRAAYYTYVAEGPGPRIVVLQDLDPEPGFGAFWGEVNTTVHKGLGCLGCVTNGSFRDIDASAKGFQILGGKVGPSHGWVHPVDFGVPVNIGGMAVNHGDIIHADRHGAVVVPAEAVKKLPEAIAMLERREKVILDAAKAPDFDIDKLKAAMAGAAEIH, from the coding sequence ATGTCCGATATTACCGAATCCGATCTGCAGAAGCTGACGGAGTGGGATACCCCCACGATCTGCAACGGTCTTGAAGTCGTCACGCCGGAACGCCGCACCATCGGCTTCACCACCATGCCGCTGGTCGCGCTCGACCCGTCCCTGCCGCCGATCTGCGGTTATGCCCGCACCGCCACAATGCGTGCCGTTACACCGCCGCAGGGCGATGCGAAGGCGCACCGGGCCGCCTATTACACCTATGTCGCCGAAGGGCCCGGCCCGCGCATCGTCGTGCTGCAGGATCTCGATCCGGAACCCGGTTTCGGCGCCTTCTGGGGCGAGGTGAACACCACCGTCCACAAGGGGCTCGGCTGCCTCGGCTGCGTCACCAACGGTTCCTTCCGCGATATCGACGCCTCCGCCAAGGGCTTTCAGATCCTCGGCGGCAAGGTCGGCCCGAGTCACGGCTGGGTGCACCCGGTAGATTTCGGCGTGCCGGTGAATATCGGCGGCATGGCGGTCAATCACGGCGACATCATCCATGCCGACAGGCACGGAGCGGTCGTGGTTCCTGCCGAAGCGGTGAAAAAACTGCCCGAGGCCATCGCGATGCTGGAGCGGCGCGAGAAGGTCATCCTCGATGCGGCCAAGGCGCCCGATTTCGATATCGACAAGCTGAAGGCCGCAATGGCCGGTGCCGCCGAGATCCACTGA